A portion of the Sphingobacterium spiritivorum genome contains these proteins:
- a CDS encoding SMI1/KNR4 family protein has translation MKSQIFDLKLSGTPLDFGDTQSLETYRFPNGKGFPDSYKDFVLTYGYGVALGEFLIYIPMEDYGDSLFVRSEEIKSTYIEDVYNNDIWFELEPDGSPELLKRLFPFASSENGLYLFWDYESNPQPHEFDIYLTDFRGTGFKKVGGSLYRVINNLTHNGSEHTPVFNNPKERIFKCLQRQDL, from the coding sequence ATGAAATCTCAAATTTTTGACCTTAAACTCTCCGGAACTCCGCTAGATTTTGGGGATACACAATCGCTGGAAACCTATAGATTTCCAAATGGTAAAGGTTTTCCGGATTCTTACAAAGATTTTGTGCTGACCTATGGATATGGCGTGGCTCTGGGAGAATTTCTTATTTACATACCGATGGAAGACTACGGTGATTCCCTGTTTGTGCGATCGGAAGAAATCAAAAGTACGTATATCGAAGATGTTTATAATAATGATATTTGGTTTGAACTGGAACCTGATGGTTCTCCGGAATTGTTAAAACGATTATTTCCTTTTGCCAGCAGCGAAAATGGACTTTATCTGTTCTGGGATTATGAGTCGAATCCCCAACCACATGAATTTGACATCTATCTTACCGATTTCCGGGGTACAGGTTTTAAGAAAGTGGGCGGATCACTATACCGTGTCATCAATAATCTGACACACAATGGATCTGAACATACACCTGTTTTCAATAATCCGAAGGAACGGATTTTTAAGTGTCTGCAGAGACAGGATTTGTAA